A genomic stretch from Oleomonas cavernae includes:
- a CDS encoding IscS subfamily cysteine desulfurase — translation MADGTAERVNGSETRPNIQLPIYLDYQATTPMDPRVLDAMMPYFTGKFGNPHSRSHKFGWEAEEAVENAREEVAKLIGADPREIIFTSGATESNNLAIKGVGHFYKDRKDEIVTVVTEHKCVLDTCRHLEQEGFKVTYLPVAQNGLIDLEQLRAAVTQRTAIVSIMAVNNEIGVIQPLAEIAKIAHEKGAFFHTDAAQAAGKIPLDVNALGIDLMSISGHKLYGPKGIGALFVRRKPRVRLVAMMSGGGQERGMRSGTLSPPLCVGLGEAARIAREEMTQDNDRIRKLADKFYATVKQRLPDVFLNGDVDQRIPGNLNLSFAYVEGESLIMGIKDLAVSSGSACTSASLEPSYVLRALGVEEELAHTSIRFGFGRFTTEAEIDYAAEAIVNKVSKLREMSPLWEMVQDGIDIKSIQWADH, via the coding sequence ATGGCTGACGGGACCGCCGAGAGGGTCAACGGGTCGGAGACCCGCCCCAACATCCAGTTGCCGATCTATCTCGACTATCAGGCGACCACGCCGATGGATCCCCGGGTGCTGGACGCCATGATGCCCTATTTCACAGGCAAGTTCGGCAACCCGCACAGCCGCAGCCACAAGTTCGGCTGGGAAGCGGAAGAGGCGGTGGAGAACGCCCGCGAGGAGGTGGCCAAGCTGATCGGCGCCGACCCGCGCGAGATCATCTTCACCAGCGGCGCCACCGAATCGAACAATCTGGCGATCAAGGGCGTGGGCCACTTCTACAAGGACCGCAAGGACGAGATCGTCACCGTGGTGACCGAGCACAAGTGCGTGCTCGACACCTGCCGCCACCTGGAACAGGAAGGCTTCAAGGTCACCTACCTGCCGGTCGCGCAGAACGGCCTGATCGACCTTGAGCAGTTGCGCGCGGCGGTGACGCAGCGCACGGCGATCGTCTCGATCATGGCTGTGAACAACGAGATCGGCGTGATCCAGCCCCTGGCCGAGATCGCCAAGATCGCCCATGAGAAGGGCGCCTTCTTCCACACCGACGCGGCCCAGGCCGCCGGCAAGATCCCGCTGGACGTGAACGCCCTGGGGATCGACCTGATGTCGATCTCGGGCCACAAGCTCTATGGTCCCAAGGGCATCGGCGCCCTGTTCGTGCGGCGCAAGCCGCGCGTGCGCCTGGTCGCGATGATGAGCGGCGGGGGCCAAGAGCGCGGCATGCGTTCCGGCACCCTGTCGCCGCCCCTGTGCGTCGGCCTGGGCGAGGCGGCGCGCATCGCCCGCGAGGAGATGACCCAGGACAACGACCGCATTCGCAAGCTGGCCGACAAGTTCTATGCGACAGTGAAGCAGCGCCTGCCCGACGTGTTCCTGAACGGCGACGTCGACCAGCGCATCCCGGGCAACCTGAACCTGTCCTTCGCCTATGTCGAAGGCGAGTCCCTGATCATGGGGATCAAGGACTTGGCGGTCTCGTCGGGTTCGGCCTGCACCTCGGCCTCGCTGGAGCCGTCCTACGTGTTGCGCGCGCTGGGCGTCGAGGAAGAGCTGGCCCACACCTCGATCCGTTTCGGCTTCGGCCGCTTCACGACCGAGGCCGAGATCGATTACGCCGCCGAGGCGATCGTGAACAAGGTTTCCAAGCTGCGGGAAATGAGCCCGCTGTGGGAAATGGTCCAGGATGGCA